The region tgtacacattttacttttcattgaACTTGGATATATTTTCCAAATGGCATCTCTGCCATAACTGCCACCATGGTGTTGCAGCAATTAACCAAAGTAGGAAGAAATCTTTTCACATGTTGGGTTTACATACTGTAGGATTGccattattttgttgttttttttttcacactggcAACATAGAAAATTGGAAAATGCTTTGTTAATCAGCTGTAGGAGAAGTTACAGACCCTACTGATGTTACTGATctcttgttgtgtttctgtagtACCAGCATTACAGCGGGATTGATTTTGACTCCGAGCTTCGACTGCTGATCCATCAGAGCTTGGCAGGGGGCATCATCGGGGTGAAAGGTGCCAAGATAAAGGAGCTGAGAGAGGTAGGACAGAGCCCAGATTAGCAGAAGCCTCGCCATTATGCTCTGCACCAACAGCTGACCTGTAGATAACTTGTTAGAAACATAGTTTTATGATTTTAGGATTTAAGGGAAGATCGTGTTTTTACCTGTTCAGTAGCAAAGCAATAAAAGTTGATTTCAAGTTGAAAGTTGATTGTACATATTCACCTTTCTGTGTGTCAGAACACCCAGACCACCATCAAGTTGTTCCAGGAGTGCTGTCCACACTCCACTGACAGAGTCGTCTTGGTGGGAGGAAAGCCAGAACGCGTCATTGAATGTATAAAAGTTATCCTGGAGCTGGTGTCAGAGGTGAGTTTACAGTCCTGAGATCTGCTTAAAGCCTCAGCTTTCCTTTACAATCTCTTctctttaatttcatttgacctCATTTTGCAGGCGCCAATCAAAGGTCGTGCCCAGCCTTATGACCCTAATTTCTATGACGAGACATACGACTATGGAGGTTTCACCATGTTATTCGAGGAGAGAGGCAGACGACCCATTGGTGGCTTCCCCATTCGTGTGCGTGGAGGCTTTGAGCGCATGCCCCCCGTTCGTGGCAACAGACCCCTGCCTCCCTCCAGAAGGGACTACGACGACATGAGCCCCCGTCGGGGTCCTCCACCACCGCTGAGCAGAGGTGGACGAGGTGGCAGCCGAGCACGTAACTTGCCTCTTCCCCCACCTCCGCCGCCAAGAGGAGGGTGAGTAGGGGCCCACTTACTTTGGTGGCTTTTACGCCTAACCTGTTTGATTTGGTTAAAACAAATGATGATGGCAAATGACTGTCGCCAGAATTGTCCAATCAACAAGTCAGTCCATATTTGTGAAAAGCAGGTGTGAAGATGAGATTTAGATTCTAGTTGTTTAGATAAAGtaggtcatttttattttattcttccaATACACTTTCCTTGTCTTGTCATTGTCTGCAGGGGAGACAGGTTCTCACATGGCAGCTACCACAGCAGCATGGACGACAGACCAAGGTGAGTAAGATTGTTATCACCCTAAGTTATCATAtaaaagctgcttttcaaaTCATAGCCCAAAGTCTGCCTGTAATGGGAAGTTTTCATGTGAAAATTCTGAAGGAAGTTTTATACATGATTTGGGGGAAGTGAAACTGACATGACTCTTGCTGTACTGATGAATTAGAGCTATGGAAGTAGACATTACAGTGAATTTATCAAGACAACGGGTAAAGAACAAGGAAGTTTTGAATTTGTATCAACTGGCGAACAGGGGAAGTAAAAAACAAAGGCTAGTCTCTAATATAATCCATTCCTGAATAAGGGCCAGGCTCTCTCTGCCACAGAGGTAAATATTTGAGAatttatgttaatgtaatttcTCCCATAGTACAGCAACAGATATCAGTGAAAGCTGCTAAGGAGCAGACTGTCAACCCACCAGCCCTGATTCAGAGTCTGATCACAGGTCATCTGTAGAGTCTGCATGTCCTTTCACACTCACAGCTTTCTAAATACCAGTCTTACAGCAGTGACCTGCTCGATGCTGTGGCGTTAAGTGTCCTGCAGAGAGGATAAACTATATTAATGCATACCTTTTTGTGTGTAGTGACAGAAGAGGCCGAGGAGGAGACCGTTATGACAGCATGGTGAGTGCCGCCTGTGTTTACAGGTGCTCCCGTAATGCTAAGCTGAACTGTACAGTTGAAGCTTCCTAGTTGTGTAGCAGGTGTTTGTGAATTTCATTTCAGATGTGATGATTGGAATTCCTTTTTCTGAGTGTAGTACAAGCACAGAGGCACGGACACAGTGctgctttttcactgtgtaCGCACACTGATCTAGGCCTgttgttgcctggcaacagtTGTCTCCTTGGTTACGGCAGAGCAGCTGAGTACGTAGTACAGAGATCCACCAGGCTAGCAAATGAACTTGAGCTGAAACCAAAGCAATTCCTGAACAGGTTCCCTTCAGGTCTTAGCTGCAATCAAACTGCTCCAATAGGAAGGCAAAGAATACATTTAATTTGATAAATACCAATAGATGTCATTGAATTCTTGAAGCACAGCATGAATCTTCACTTGTAAACAACACTTTGGTTTTGCTtatcaaaatgcaaataaatttCAGCAGTAAGAGCATCAAGAGATGAAAAATTACTTAAACTGGATAAGGAGGAAGTTTTAGACGACAAAGGAAGTGTATCACTTTTCTTTTGCTCATCTGAAAGGTTCATAAATACAATATCTGGCTTAATGCAAATGGGAATGTATAAGACTGCAAAGTGTTAACTCAAGCATTGagcaaaaatgttaatgtttttatttacgtTGAATATTTAGTTGATGACCTTGTCTTAATTCTAACTAAGCGTTTCCATTACAGTTTGAATTGTCAGAGATGGCTTTATGGGGTTAAGGCAAATTATTACTGTGCATTAAAATGTCCTAAATGTGGGCAATTACTGCATTGGTAAAATTAGCACCATGATGAACCacatctataaaaaaaaagaagtaatatCCCAGATTGTTGAAAGCTGAAGCAGTGAAGTTGAATATTTTGACCCAGTTCTTGATGTGCTAATGTCCGAGTTGCCGTCTGTGACtgctttaatgtgaaacagtgCAATGATGTAGTCCTTAAAATGTCTAATAATTTTGGAATCTTCCCATTCAACCTTTATCTTTACATTGCAAATACTTTTATGTTTGTACTCATTGCATCTGAATCCCAcctcatgctgttttttttcttaggaCAAATACAAATCTACTAAGCACCCCTCTTCAAAGTAACCAGAAGTCCGAGAGCAGTGTGAACTCTCTAGTCTTCTCAGTATTCAGCAGAAATATTCTGCAGGATGAAACtgtaaaatagaaaacatagacacacagcagctatcaaaagaaaaaaaaatgcagttctAGCAATCATTGCCCAGAGGCGGCACAAGTGTCAAAATTGCTGAAGGTATTTGTTTCCTTGCCTTCAGATGGCACACATCaacatgtctgcagctgctgcagctgttagTTTTCCTCCTAATAGATCCTGCATGTTGAACTCCCAGTTTAACTGATGACGCTTTCAGGTGCTAAGCATCAGTGACTGTGTCTGCCACTGTGGGAATCTTTAAAGGGGTCTTTTAAGCCATCGTTACATTATTCAAAAACAGGTGTATCCTTTCATTGCAGTTTTTTCATATGAAaaattccagaaaaaaaaaactcatcatcTCAGGATGGCCCACAAGTTACTTAATAATGTCTCAGTGCACGTTTCAGATAAAGTGGAATGGGATGTTTGGGGATATTTGAGACATGAATGTTGCTGAAAAATGTGCAGTGCTTAATGCTGTGGAATCTGTACTGACTCAGATCCTCGTGGAACTTTTCCAGCACCTTGCTGAATCGCTGCCTCAGATAATTCAGGCTGTTCTGGATACAAGAATCCATCCTACCCAGTACTGACCACGGTTGTTTGTAATATTATAGAATGGATACAGAGTTTGTGTCTTCTTGTTGTGCAGATAATTTTAAAAGGTGCTCATGCTCTCATTATTGTGACATTAAaacagtttcatgttttttttttctccaattgaTCCTGACACGCAGAGTGGAGGCGGATATGGTGAGTGTTGAAAATCCTGTTGactcaggttttattttcatagttttggttTATCTTTGGCCTACTTTACTTAGCATTGGAGTAGACAGACGTTTCATTTTGCGTTACACTTATTTTTTAAGAATGTTCTGGATAATTTCGtaaaaattagattttaatttttattcaagAATTAACGGTAATGCTCATTTGTTGAAAACCATGTTTTAAAGCATTGGCTGCAAATTTTGACATGTCAACACACCCTTGGATGTGAATTAacattttccattaaaaaaaaaaacaaaaaaacaaaaagtgtaaTTGTTCTATACGTTCCTTGTAAgagcacacagagggaaaactTTCTGGCTGTATTTCTTGTTTACTATCACACTTTCTCCTGTCTTTGTCCCAATGGTGtatcttcatttttcactttccttgtttccttttcAATGTTTTCAAAGACAACAACTCTTCCTGGGAGCACTTTCAGTCTGGTGAGTGGGGATGGATTGTTACTGTCCCAGTGTCTTGTTTCCCTAACCTAAAGGGATTGTTTGGTGTTGTTTCACGCTTTAGCTAAAGACAAAATCACCCTAAATGTGCTTTCTTTCGTAGGTGGTAGAGGGTCATACAGTGATATAGGAGGCCCAGTCATCACAACACAAGTCACCATCCCAAAAGATGTAAGTAAGGCATCTAATCACTCTCAAAACACATGACTGTGGCAGTgaagaaggacagagaaagcACTTCACTTCTAAATCCATTTGGTTGTTGCGCAGCTGGCTGGGTCCATCATTGGTAAGGGTGGCCAGAGGATCAAGCAGATCCGCCATGAGTCTGGGGCATCCATCAAGATTGATGAACCACTAGAGGGCTCTGAGGACCgcatcatcaccatcacaggAACACAGGACCAGATCCAGAACGCCCAGTATCTGCTGCAGAACAGGCATGTGCTTCTGTGAAACCCTAAATCATGACACTGGAGCAGCATGGTCTCCTCTGATGGCCTGCTTGCCCCTTCACCCCTGGATGGAAGCAAACAGTTTAGTAGTTGCTGCATTGAATAGTTACCTTCCACTTTACTGTCCCAAAGGGTAGATTTGTCttagaacacacacagtcttaacaatagataaaacacaaaatacatttgTTCCTATAGTGACCATAGCTGCTGCAATAT is a window of Toxotes jaculatrix isolate fToxJac2 chromosome 16, fToxJac2.pri, whole genome shotgun sequence DNA encoding:
- the hnrpkl gene encoding heterogeneous nuclear ribonucleoprotein K, like isoform X1, which produces MEVKIEQQDEDITFSNTDTNSKRPAEDMDEEQAFKRSRNTDEMVELRVLLQSKNAGAVIGKGGKNIKALRTDYNASVSVPDSSGPERILSVNASIDTIGEILLKIIPTLEEYQHYSGIDFDSELRLLIHQSLAGGIIGVKGAKIKELRENTQTTIKLFQECCPHSTDRVVLVGGKPERVIECIKVILELVSEAPIKGRAQPYDPNFYDETYDYGGFTMLFEERGRRPIGGFPIRVRGGFERMPPVRGNRPLPPSRRDYDDMSPRRGPPPPLSRGGRGGSRARNLPLPPPPPPRGGGDRFSHGSYHSSMDDRPSDRRGRGGDRYDSMSGGGYDNNSSWEHFQSGGRGSYSDIGGPVITTQVTIPKDLAGSIIGKGGQRIKQIRHESGASIKIDEPLEGSEDRIITITGTQDQIQNAQYLLQNSVRQYSGRFF
- the hnrpkl gene encoding heterogeneous nuclear ribonucleoprotein K, like isoform X2 gives rise to the protein MEVKIEQQDEDITFSNTDTNSKRPAEDMDEEQAFKRSRNTDEMVELRVLLQSKNAGAVIGKGGKNIKALRTDYNASVSVPDSSGPERILSVNASIDTIGEILLKIIPTLEEYQHYSGIDFDSELRLLIHQSLAGGIIGVKGAKIKELRENTQTTIKLFQECCPHSTDRVVLVGGKPERVIECIKVILELVSEAPIKGRAQPYDPNFYDETYDYGGFTMLFEERGRRPIGGFPIRVRGGFERMPPVRGNRPLPPSRRDYDDMSPRRGPPPPLSRGGRGGSRARNLPLPPPPPPRGGGDRFSHGSYHSSMDDRPSDRRGRGGDRYDSMSGGGYGGRGSYSDIGGPVITTQVTIPKDLAGSIIGKGGQRIKQIRHESGASIKIDEPLEGSEDRIITITGTQDQIQNAQYLLQNSVRQYSGRFF